Proteins from one Salinispora arenicola genomic window:
- a CDS encoding lipoprotein: MRVVLRRRLPAALAVLAFLVPAGCGTAEGSSDAGSSAGSAAVGEPWYDEITPTDANGAAGGTDGPCPLPVTFPVAEGWQAEAIELPDPTAAGVDDPELAAEMTAMMVIRGDATARCEVDGRGAGGGFLRVWTTEQDVTPRAALDAFLADTSIEQATEAQFRDVTAGDLTGVEATWVSHNELLDEERRSWAVAVPANGQSLLFEVSEGLLTEHSDLLPAYRLTVQGLRTAG; the protein is encoded by the coding sequence ATGCGTGTCGTGCTACGTCGTCGTCTACCGGCCGCTCTGGCTGTTCTCGCGTTCCTGGTTCCGGCCGGCTGCGGCACGGCGGAGGGTTCGTCCGACGCCGGCTCGTCCGCCGGGAGCGCCGCCGTCGGCGAGCCCTGGTACGACGAGATCACGCCCACCGACGCCAACGGCGCGGCCGGTGGCACGGACGGGCCGTGCCCGCTGCCGGTGACCTTCCCGGTCGCCGAGGGCTGGCAGGCCGAGGCCATCGAGTTGCCCGACCCGACGGCGGCGGGAGTCGACGACCCGGAGCTGGCAGCCGAGATGACAGCCATGATGGTCATCCGGGGTGACGCCACCGCCCGGTGCGAGGTGGACGGCCGCGGTGCGGGCGGCGGCTTCCTCCGGGTCTGGACCACCGAGCAGGACGTGACGCCCCGCGCGGCCCTGGACGCTTTCCTGGCCGACACGTCGATCGAGCAGGCCACCGAGGCGCAGTTTCGCGATGTGACCGCCGGTGACCTTACCGGTGTGGAGGCGACCTGGGTCAGCCACAACGAGCTGCTCGACGAGGAGCGGCGCAGCTGGGCGGTGGCCGTTCCGGCGAACGGACAGTCCCTGCTGTTCGAGGTCAGCGAGGGCCTGCTCACCGAACACTCCGATCTACTGCCGGCGTACCGGTTGACCGTCCAGGGGCTGCGCACGGCGGGCTGA
- a CDS encoding acyl-CoA carboxylase subunit beta produces the protein MTTTVADPDSSTVDYRDPELRLRSLFDAGTLRLIAPRDTSGVLLARGEVEGTPAIAYATDATKMGGAMGVDGCQHIVDAIDTAVRERVPVLGLWHSGGARLAEGVVALDAVGQVFAAMVRASGRVPQISVVLGPAAGGAAYGPALTDIVVMSGTGRIFVTGPEVVRSVTGEQVDMARLGGPEPHGRRSGVVHVTCRDDAEALTESRRLAALLGHQGRLSPEDVPDTAEDGHDLAAKMPAETNRAYDVKPVVKALLDMPGVELHAKWAPNIVTTLGRFAGRTVGVIANNPLRLGGCLDASSAEKAARFVRMCDSLGVPLIVLVDVPGYLPGLGQEWDGVVRRGAKLLHAFAEAVVPRVTLVTRKAYGGAYIAMNSRSLGATAVFAWPSAEVAVMGASAAVNILHRKKLAATPPAEREALRAELIEEQIRVAGGVNRALEIGVVDNVIKPAETRRRIAEALAAAPAGRGAHGNIPL, from the coding sequence GTGACCACCACTGTCGCCGATCCGGACTCCTCTACCGTGGACTATCGGGATCCGGAGCTACGGCTCCGGTCCCTGTTCGACGCGGGCACGCTACGCCTAATCGCCCCGCGCGACACCTCCGGCGTGCTCTTGGCACGAGGCGAGGTCGAGGGCACGCCGGCCATCGCGTACGCCACCGACGCCACGAAGATGGGCGGGGCGATGGGTGTCGACGGGTGCCAACACATCGTCGACGCAATCGACACCGCTGTCCGGGAGCGGGTGCCCGTGCTCGGGCTCTGGCACTCCGGCGGCGCCCGGCTCGCCGAGGGCGTGGTCGCGCTCGACGCCGTCGGCCAGGTCTTCGCCGCCATGGTCCGGGCCTCCGGCCGGGTGCCGCAGATCTCCGTCGTGCTCGGCCCCGCGGCGGGCGGCGCCGCGTACGGGCCGGCACTCACCGACATCGTGGTGATGAGCGGCACCGGCAGGATCTTCGTGACCGGCCCGGAGGTGGTCCGTAGCGTCACCGGCGAGCAGGTCGACATGGCTCGCCTGGGTGGCCCGGAGCCGCACGGCCGGCGCTCCGGCGTCGTGCACGTGACGTGCCGGGACGATGCGGAGGCACTGACTGAGTCGCGCCGGCTCGCGGCGCTGCTCGGCCACCAGGGCCGGCTCTCCCCGGAAGATGTCCCGGACACCGCCGAGGACGGGCACGACCTGGCCGCGAAGATGCCGGCCGAGACCAACCGGGCGTACGACGTCAAGCCGGTCGTCAAGGCGCTGCTCGACATGCCCGGTGTCGAGTTGCACGCCAAGTGGGCGCCGAACATCGTCACCACCCTGGGTCGGTTCGCCGGCCGGACGGTCGGTGTGATCGCCAACAACCCGCTGCGGCTCGGCGGTTGCCTCGACGCCTCCAGCGCGGAGAAGGCAGCCCGCTTCGTGCGGATGTGCGACTCACTCGGCGTACCGCTGATCGTGTTGGTCGATGTCCCCGGCTACCTGCCCGGTCTGGGTCAGGAGTGGGATGGGGTGGTTCGGCGCGGGGCGAAGCTGCTGCACGCCTTCGCCGAGGCGGTCGTGCCACGGGTGACGCTGGTGACCCGCAAGGCGTACGGCGGCGCCTACATCGCGATGAACTCCCGTTCGCTGGGCGCGACCGCGGTCTTCGCCTGGCCGAGCGCGGAGGTCGCGGTGATGGGTGCCAGCGCGGCGGTGAACATTCTGCACCGCAAGAAGCTGGCCGCCACCCCGCCCGCGGAACGCGAGGCGCTGCGTGCCGAGCTGATCGAGGAGCAGATCCGGGTCGCGGGTGGGGTGAACCGGGCCCTGGAGATCGGGGTGGTCGACAACGTCATCAAGCCGGCCGAGACCCGGCGCCGGATCGCCGAGGCCCTCGCGGCGGCACCGGCGGGTCGCGGCGCCCACGGCAACATCCCCCTCTAG
- the fabF gene encoding beta-ketoacyl-ACP synthase II has product MARTDVVVTGLGATTPLGGDVASTWDAMLNGHSGVSALTSEWAEQLPVRIAAQLAVDPASLLDRVKLRRLDRSEAIAIIAAHQAWADAGLVDSGLDPERLGVSVGSGIGGALTLLAQDDILESSGPRRVSPHTIPMLMPNGPAAWVGLELGARAGVHCVASACATGAEAITLGLDMIRAGRADVVVAGGTEAVIHPLPIAGFSSMRAMSTRNDEPEQASRPWDKGRDGFVLGEGAGTLVLERADHAAARGARVYARIAGAGITSDGYDIVQPHPEGVGAVRAIAKAIADADIDRGDIVHVNAHATSTPVGDMAEIKALRQALGDHPVLTATKSMSGHLLGAAGALESIATILAIRDGVVPPTINLDDPDDGLDLDVAANKARHLEIPAALNNSFGFGGHNVALVFTRA; this is encoded by the coding sequence ATGGCCCGCACCGACGTCGTCGTCACCGGTCTCGGCGCGACCACCCCGCTGGGCGGGGACGTCGCGTCGACCTGGGACGCCATGCTCAACGGCCACTCCGGGGTGAGCGCCCTCACCTCGGAGTGGGCCGAGCAGCTGCCGGTCCGGATCGCCGCCCAACTCGCGGTCGACCCGGCCAGTCTGCTGGACCGGGTCAAGTTGCGCCGGCTGGACCGCTCCGAAGCGATCGCCATCATCGCCGCACACCAGGCATGGGCGGACGCTGGCCTGGTCGATTCCGGATTGGACCCGGAGCGGCTCGGCGTCAGCGTCGGCTCGGGCATCGGCGGCGCGCTGACCCTGCTCGCCCAGGACGACATCCTTGAGTCGTCCGGCCCGCGGCGGGTCTCCCCGCACACGATCCCGATGCTGATGCCGAACGGCCCCGCCGCCTGGGTCGGTCTGGAACTGGGCGCCCGCGCGGGTGTGCACTGTGTGGCCAGCGCTTGTGCCACCGGTGCGGAGGCGATCACCCTCGGCCTGGACATGATCCGCGCTGGGCGGGCCGATGTGGTGGTGGCCGGCGGCACCGAGGCGGTCATCCACCCGCTGCCGATCGCCGGCTTCTCCTCGATGCGGGCCATGTCCACCCGCAACGACGAGCCGGAGCAGGCGTCTCGTCCCTGGGACAAGGGCCGAGACGGCTTCGTCCTCGGTGAGGGCGCCGGGACGCTCGTGCTGGAACGGGCCGACCACGCCGCGGCCCGGGGCGCCCGGGTGTACGCGCGGATCGCCGGCGCCGGAATAACCTCCGACGGCTACGACATCGTCCAGCCGCACCCGGAGGGTGTCGGCGCGGTCCGGGCCATCGCGAAGGCGATCGCCGACGCGGACATCGACCGGGGCGACATCGTGCACGTCAACGCCCACGCCACGTCGACCCCGGTCGGCGACATGGCCGAGATCAAGGCACTGCGCCAGGCGCTGGGCGACCATCCCGTGCTGACCGCGACGAAGTCGATGTCCGGGCACCTGCTCGGCGCGGCTGGTGCGCTGGAGTCGATCGCCACGATCCTGGCCATCCGCGATGGCGTGGTACCGCCCACGATCAACCTGGACGACCCGGACGACGGTCTCGACCTGGATGTGGCCGCCAACAAGGCACGCCACCTGGAGATCCCCGCCGCGCTGAACAACTCCTTCGGCTTCGGCGGGCATAACGTGGCTCTCGTCTTCACGCGGGCCTGA
- a CDS encoding acyl carrier protein, translated as MTRDEITTGLAEILEEVAGVTPDDVAEGKSFTDDLDVDSLSMVEVVVAAEEKFGVKIPDNEVQNLKTVGDAVSYIEAQS; from the coding sequence ATGACCCGTGACGAGATCACCACCGGCCTCGCCGAGATCCTCGAAGAGGTTGCCGGGGTGACCCCGGACGACGTGGCCGAGGGGAAGTCCTTCACCGACGACCTGGACGTCGACTCGCTGTCGATGGTGGAGGTCGTGGTGGCCGCTGAGGAGAAGTTCGGCGTCAAGATCCCGGACAACGAGGTGCAGAACCTCAAGACCGTCGGGGACGCTGTCAGCTACATCGAGGCGCAGTCCTGA
- a CDS encoding beta-ketoacyl-ACP synthase III translates to MTGSRIVALGHYQPSRVVTNDEIAQLVETSDEWIRDRVGIASRRIADGETVTDMAAAAAGKALAGSGLTATDIDLVVVATCTSIDRSPNVASRVAAKLGITAPGAFDVNTACSGFAYALGTVDHAVRAGASRNAIVIGAEKLSDFTDWTDRSTCIIFGDGAGAAVVTATGAEEPAGIGPVVWGSVPERGDAVRIEGWRPYVRQEGQAVFRWATTALAPLALQACERAGVAPSELAAFVPHQANTRIIDGIAKRLDIPQAIIAKDLVESGNTSAASIPLALSKLVERREVPSGAPVLLFGFGGGLTYAGQVVRCP, encoded by the coding sequence ATGACGGGCAGCCGGATCGTTGCGCTCGGCCACTACCAGCCGTCCCGGGTGGTGACCAACGACGAGATCGCCCAGCTGGTGGAGACCAGCGACGAGTGGATCCGCGATCGGGTCGGCATCGCCAGCCGCCGAATCGCCGACGGCGAGACGGTCACCGACATGGCCGCTGCCGCCGCTGGCAAGGCGCTGGCCGGCTCCGGCCTGACCGCCACCGACATCGACCTCGTCGTCGTGGCCACCTGCACCTCGATCGACCGTAGCCCGAACGTCGCGTCCCGGGTCGCCGCCAAGCTCGGCATCACCGCGCCCGGCGCGTTCGACGTCAACACCGCCTGTTCCGGCTTCGCGTACGCCCTCGGCACGGTCGACCACGCCGTCCGGGCCGGAGCCTCGCGTAACGCCATCGTCATCGGCGCGGAGAAGCTGTCCGACTTCACCGACTGGACGGACCGTTCGACCTGCATCATCTTCGGCGACGGGGCAGGTGCCGCGGTGGTCACCGCCACCGGGGCGGAGGAGCCGGCCGGGATCGGTCCGGTGGTGTGGGGCTCGGTGCCGGAGCGGGGCGACGCGGTCCGGATCGAGGGTTGGCGCCCGTACGTGCGGCAGGAGGGACAGGCAGTCTTCCGCTGGGCCACCACCGCGCTGGCGCCGCTCGCGCTCCAGGCGTGCGAACGGGCCGGAGTCGCTCCGTCGGAGCTGGCGGCGTTCGTGCCGCACCAGGCCAACACCCGCATCATCGACGGCATCGCCAAGCGCCTCGACATCCCGCAGGCGATCATCGCCAAGGACCTCGTCGAGTCCGGTAACACCTCGGCGGCGAGCATTCCACTGGCCCTGTCGAAGCTTGTCGAACGACGAGAGGTGCCCTCCGGCGCGCCGGTGCTGCTGTTCGGCTTCGGCGGTGGCCTGACCTACGCCGGCCAGGTCGTCCGCTGTCCCTGA